In Cicer arietinum cultivar CDC Frontier isolate Library 1 chromosome 7, Cicar.CDCFrontier_v2.0, whole genome shotgun sequence, a single window of DNA contains:
- the LOC101500585 gene encoding probable myosin-binding protein 5, translated as MSNRSFTRFVKQKMGNFPHFVLCMVLEWVLIISLFLDGFIAFFTTEFARYFELDIPCWLCARMNHVLAQKTPGFYYNNSICDAHKKDVSSMAFCHNHNKLSDLRKMCEGCLLSFATQKESDCDTYKSLVGVLNKNLECFVEDGEDNIQLSLKDEEVVSQDEKSSIQRCSCCGAPLKLKSSISKGKNSGSFLKAPAASPRAHPFVTSKYEESRGLESPRTPYAKKDSELTQNEDGNNLKKQNSKLKEVLKGTSLLTGSEDINVESPKTPPFPWSNRFSGVPLTDSPINSPKWSSGLMKKSPLEKTEYASDSNEWSCQNEEDDAVLNNLKRQVRLDRKSLMALYMELDEERSASAVAANNAMAMITRLQEEKAALQMDASQYQRMMEEQIEYDEEVLQETNDLLLKLEEEVRTLYTELEIYRDKHGYLTEDDIKAHGGSNRFPSRSTEGEDNAEKDLDIHQPSSARAENGGGKLKESLKDFRMERTYLLGRMKKMESGTLSAENGI; from the exons ATGTCTAATAGATCATTTACTCGTTTTGTTAAGCAAAAGATGGGAAATTTTCCACACTTTGTGTTGTGCATGGTGCTTGAATGGGTGTTGATAATTTCACTTTTTCTTGATGGGTTTATAGCATTTTTCACCACTGAGTTTGCAAGGTACTTCGAATTGGATATCCCTTGTTGGCTATGTGCGCGGATGAACCATGTTTTGGCTCAGAAAACTCCTGGTTTTTATTACAACAATTCCATATGCGACGCTCACAAGAAAGACGTTTCGTCTATGGCATTTTGTCACAATCACAATAAGCTTTCTGATTTAAGGAAGATGTGTGAAGGGTGTTTGCTTTCTTTTGCAACTCAGAAGGAATCAGATTGTGATACATATAAGTCTCTTGTGGGGGTTCTGAATAAGAATCTTGAGTGTTTTGTTGAGGATGGTGAAGACAACATTCAATTGAGTTTGAAGGATGAAGAGGTTGTTTCGCAGGATGAGAAAAGTAGTATTCAGAGGTGTTCATGCTGTGGAGCACCATTGAAACTCAAGTCTTCCATCTCAAAAGGCAAGAATTCAGGCTCATTTTTAAAAGCTCCGGCCGCTTCACCACGAGCTCATCCGTTTGTCACGTCAAAATATGAAGAATCTCGTGGTCTGGAATCGCCTCGCACCCCATATGCGAAAAAAGATTCAGAGCTTACACAGAATGAGGATGGCAACAACCTGAAAAAACAGAATAGTAAAT TAAAGGAAGTACTCAAAGGCACCTCTCTATTGACAGGATCCGAGGATATAAACGTAGAATCGCCGAAAACCCCACCTTTTCCATGGAGCAACAGGTTCTCTGGAGTCCCACTTACAGATTCTCCAATCAACAGTCCAAAATGGTCCTCTGGGCTCATGAAGAAATCGCCACTAGAAAAGACAGAATATGCTTCCGACTCTAATGAATGGAgttgtcaaaatgaagaagatgatgccGTCTTAAACAATTTGAAGAGGCAAGTTCGTTTGGATCGCAAGTCGCTCATGGCTTTGTACATGGAGCTTGATGAAGAAAGAAGTGCTTCAGCTGTTGCTGCCAACAATGCAATGGCCATGATCACCCGCTTACAGGAAGAGAAGGCGGCTTTGCAGATGGATGCTTCTCAGTATCAAAGAATGATGGAGGAACAAATAGAGTATGATGAAGAAGTCCTGCAAGAAACTAATGATTTGCTTCTCAAACTAGAGGAAGAAGTCAGAACTTTATATACCGAATTGGAGATTTACAGAGATAAACATGGATACTTGACAGAAGATGATATTAAGGCTCATGGTGGCAGCAACAGATTTCCATCAAGGTCAACTGAAGGTGAGGATAATGCAGAAAAAGACCTCGATATTCATCAACCCTCTTCGGCGAGGGCAGAAAACGGAGGGGGAAAGCTCAAGGAGTCGCTAAAAGATTTTAGAATGGAGAGAACTTATCTTCTTGGTAGGATGAAGAAAATGGAAAGTGGAACTCTCTCGGCAGAGAATGGAATCTGA